Proteins co-encoded in one Natrarchaeobius halalkaliphilus genomic window:
- a CDS encoding DUF7284 family protein — translation MTDSRLTREMTVSAPDRCRLQRSNDRGISTVVDVSLCLLLITASIAVLAVFLADERAVHDPTIADETAQTIATSTTTIEYSVRSVERRDDTGVFDDAAYDDGRYDRVEHGSLAQLLAAAALSNVSLDGEPLSHAGLEFRDAVDANVRSELAGANDDVHLLARWEPYPSASIRGESTAGDRPPASADVSTVTFSVSSGFPSVSDDDLEGTYDAENGSFERTAEPIADAILDGYFPHESTTVALQGSDLERDLTRYEYLRFESILDLDRDLEHNELNRTAVDIAGANEKLAANLTETIAADLEETFEPEIAEIESELEAEYPADEEPVTSAVDDLVRSSVATDEVLITVRVWDE, via the coding sequence ATGACGGACTCGAGACTGACGAGGGAGATGACGGTCAGCGCTCCCGATCGATGTCGTCTCCAGCGATCGAACGACCGCGGGATCAGTACCGTCGTCGACGTCTCGCTCTGTTTGCTCTTGATCACCGCCTCGATCGCGGTACTCGCCGTGTTTCTCGCCGACGAGCGCGCTGTTCACGACCCCACGATCGCAGACGAGACCGCACAGACGATCGCGACCTCGACGACGACGATCGAATACTCGGTTCGGTCGGTCGAACGTCGAGACGATACCGGCGTCTTCGATGACGCTGCCTACGACGACGGTCGCTACGACCGTGTCGAACACGGTTCACTGGCTCAGTTGCTCGCCGCCGCAGCGCTCTCGAACGTCAGTCTCGACGGGGAGCCCCTCTCACACGCCGGTCTCGAGTTTCGAGACGCCGTCGATGCCAACGTCAGAAGCGAACTCGCGGGTGCGAACGACGACGTTCACCTCCTCGCGCGCTGGGAACCATACCCCTCCGCGTCGATCCGTGGCGAGTCCACGGCCGGCGACCGGCCACCCGCGAGCGCGGATGTCAGTACCGTCACCTTCTCCGTTTCGAGTGGCTTTCCATCCGTTTCCGACGACGATCTCGAGGGCACGTACGACGCCGAAAACGGAAGCTTCGAGCGAACGGCAGAACCGATCGCAGACGCTATTCTCGACGGATACTTCCCGCACGAATCGACGACGGTCGCGCTTCAGGGCTCCGACCTCGAGCGCGATCTGACTCGCTATGAGTATCTGCGATTTGAGTCGATCCTCGATCTCGACCGCGATCTCGAACACAACGAACTCAACAGAACGGCCGTCGACATCGCTGGTGCAAACGAGAAACTGGCAGCGAACCTCACGGAAACGATCGCAGCGGATCTCGAGGAGACGTTCGAACCCGAAATTGCCGAGATCGAATCCGAACTCGAGGCGGAGTATCCCGCCGACGAGGAACCCGTCACGAGCGCCGTCGACGATCTGGTGCGTTCGAGCGTCGCGACGGACGAAGTACTCATCACCGTTCGGGTGTGGGACGAATGA
- a CDS encoding DUF7285 family protein, protein MLHSSLHSKSSVRSRAQTEPIAALVAIALVCSGIVLYAGVLADIYPGGTDRDPADATLEQVWNSVGTDGVYRETRDRSELHQGVRLPEGYTAFITVTTVTDDGRSLTVDSVFVDRSIGVQYDASEIDRPDDTASASRSIGVHVEPAPAGDVRGGTLHVEVWKG, encoded by the coding sequence ATGTTACACTCGTCGTTGCACAGTAAGTCGTCGGTCCGCAGTAGGGCTCAGACCGAACCCATCGCCGCGCTCGTCGCGATCGCACTCGTCTGTTCCGGCATCGTCCTCTACGCCGGAGTCCTTGCCGACATCTACCCCGGCGGTACTGATCGTGATCCTGCGGACGCCACCCTCGAACAAGTCTGGAACAGCGTCGGGACCGACGGCGTCTACCGGGAAACCCGTGATCGGAGCGAGCTTCATCAGGGTGTTCGACTCCCGGAGGGATACACCGCCTTCATCACGGTTACGACGGTGACGGACGACGGTCGGTCGCTCACGGTCGATAGCGTCTTCGTCGACCGATCGATCGGCGTCCAGTACGACGCCTCGGAGATCGATCGTCCGGACGACACCGCGAGTGCGAGCCGGTCGATCGGCGTCCACGTAGAGCCTGCGCCGGCGGGCGATGTTCGTGGCGGTACGCTTCACGTGGAGGTTTGGAAGGGATGA
- a CDS encoding DUF7283 family protein, whose amino-acid sequence MDLEAPADAWYVWIGVSAASIVIAGVVLGLPTGPPPDANAAANAIDRVAGSPYSASVVHQYEADEIRLQEGKTVVLRNDHGDAHSSIAFGSVVLVTDDERLENVTGGTPFHDEFESELDRTDVDGTAEFLARIADSRADTDGEWHPAGERLIVRNVRVPPDEATPQPRITAEVTDVLGDWEDHEPPSAHHATAVRFDYDGDGGDDAVLSARGVSHGGPGEVEYDATTTFQHRADSDVLEFAGADALRLPIDVDVTIDDDRTCSAEDITAYRDPVTLCDGREIRDPDEFAAETPQIEIDPETGEYHVTLVVAQ is encoded by the coding sequence ATGGATCTGGAAGCGCCCGCCGACGCCTGGTACGTCTGGATCGGCGTCTCCGCGGCAAGCATCGTCATCGCCGGCGTCGTCCTCGGACTCCCGACCGGCCCGCCGCCCGACGCCAACGCGGCGGCGAACGCGATCGACAGGGTCGCTGGGAGTCCCTACAGTGCCAGCGTCGTCCACCAGTACGAGGCGGACGAAATTCGCCTCCAGGAGGGGAAAACCGTTGTCCTCCGCAACGATCACGGCGACGCTCACTCGAGTATCGCGTTCGGAAGCGTCGTGTTGGTTACCGACGACGAACGCCTCGAGAACGTCACCGGCGGAACTCCCTTTCACGACGAGTTCGAGTCGGAGCTGGACCGAACCGACGTCGATGGAACTGCCGAGTTCCTAGCGCGGATCGCCGACTCTCGCGCGGACACCGACGGCGAGTGGCATCCCGCTGGCGAGCGCCTGATCGTTCGCAACGTTCGTGTCCCTCCCGACGAGGCAACGCCACAGCCGCGAATCACCGCCGAAGTGACGGACGTACTCGGTGACTGGGAGGACCACGAACCGCCGAGTGCACATCACGCGACAGCCGTCCGCTTCGATTACGACGGGGACGGTGGCGACGACGCGGTTCTCTCCGCCCGTGGCGTTTCACACGGTGGCCCGGGTGAAGTCGAGTACGACGCGACGACCACGTTCCAGCACCGAGCCGATTCGGACGTCCTCGAGTTCGCTGGAGCCGATGCACTCCGGTTGCCGATCGACGTCGACGTGACCATCGACGACGACCGGACCTGTTCAGCCGAGGATATCACCGCGTACCGCGATCCGGTGACCCTCTGTGACGGTCGCGAAATACGGGATCCTGACGAATTCGCAGCCGAAACGCCACAGATCGAAATCGACCCTGAAACGGGGGAGTACCATGTTACACTCGTCGTTGCACAGTAA
- a CDS encoding secretion system protein — protein sequence MNLSSRLARALASLYPWSVEPSEELDDSVAFIGAAVDSETVIRAGYGGGVVAAALLMPLFLTPLSRFVVFALVALVSLSVVHGIHSLPQLLAALERTEALGDTPNLIGRAVLRMQIQPSLESAVRFAAETGRGPLAMSLAAHVDRSMGTPRSGLLTFADEWSDEFPALRRSAHLLATAQDAPTVERGRTLDRSLAAILDGTRNRMAEFTSAIRGPSTALFAFGVMLPLALVALVPAVPMAGFSVDIWLFVAVYNLVLPVVLVAASFRLLVRRPVAFPPPTVGRDHPGLPDRLWTRGLWGVGAGIVTYALVATFGLASLAPLAAAGVGLGCGLLAVYRPILEIRHSVRAVETHLTDALYLVGRQVSEGESVESAIELAADRVPGETGAAFTDAAGLQRRLSLSVEQAFLGEYGALSDVPSARARGTAALLAIAANEGRPAGRAIVGMADHIEELEEVEAATKRELASVTDTLDSTAAYFGPLVAGSTVGLAGMMTGDLLAITDTTALPHDELGIVIGIYIVTLCFILTPLSIALRHGLDRALCGYHVGRALLSSMTLYVLTIALVGTIS from the coding sequence ATGAATCTCTCATCGCGGCTCGCTCGAGCGCTCGCATCGCTGTATCCATGGAGCGTCGAACCGAGCGAGGAGCTCGACGATTCGGTGGCGTTCATAGGCGCTGCCGTCGATTCCGAGACGGTGATTCGAGCGGGGTACGGTGGCGGTGTCGTCGCTGCCGCTCTGTTGATGCCGTTGTTCCTCACGCCTCTTTCTCGGTTCGTCGTGTTCGCGCTCGTAGCACTGGTCTCGCTCAGTGTCGTTCACGGCATTCACTCGCTTCCCCAGCTCCTCGCCGCGCTCGAACGAACCGAGGCGCTCGGTGACACGCCGAACCTCATCGGCAGAGCGGTCCTTCGGATGCAGATTCAGCCGTCACTCGAGAGTGCGGTTCGGTTCGCCGCCGAGACCGGTCGCGGTCCGCTCGCGATGAGTCTCGCTGCACACGTCGACCGGTCGATGGGAACGCCACGATCCGGTCTCCTGACGTTCGCTGACGAGTGGTCCGACGAGTTCCCGGCGCTACGGCGGTCGGCCCACCTCCTCGCGACGGCACAGGATGCACCGACCGTCGAGCGCGGTCGAACGCTCGATCGCTCGCTCGCTGCGATCCTCGATGGTACCCGAAACCGAATGGCGGAGTTTACATCAGCGATTCGCGGCCCGTCGACCGCACTCTTTGCGTTCGGCGTCATGCTTCCGCTCGCTCTCGTTGCACTCGTTCCTGCGGTCCCGATGGCGGGATTTTCGGTCGACATCTGGCTGTTCGTCGCCGTTTACAACCTCGTGTTGCCCGTCGTCCTCGTCGCAGCGAGCTTTCGGTTGCTCGTTCGTCGACCGGTCGCGTTTCCACCGCCGACCGTGGGCCGAGATCACCCGGGCCTTCCGGATCGTCTGTGGACGCGCGGTCTGTGGGGTGTCGGAGCCGGTATCGTTACGTACGCGTTGGTCGCTACGTTCGGTCTCGCGTCTCTGGCTCCTCTCGCAGCCGCCGGCGTCGGACTCGGCTGCGGACTTCTCGCCGTCTATCGTCCGATCCTCGAGATCCGCCACTCCGTTCGAGCCGTCGAAACTCACCTCACAGACGCCCTCTACCTCGTCGGTCGACAGGTTTCAGAGGGCGAATCCGTCGAGTCAGCTATCGAACTCGCGGCCGACCGCGTCCCCGGCGAGACCGGCGCGGCCTTTACTGACGCAGCAGGCCTCCAGCGACGGCTGTCCCTGAGTGTCGAGCAAGCCTTTCTCGGGGAGTACGGAGCGCTCAGTGACGTTCCCAGCGCTCGAGCGCGCGGGACAGCGGCGCTGTTGGCGATCGCCGCAAACGAAGGGCGGCCGGCGGGTCGAGCGATCGTCGGGATGGCCGATCACATAGAGGAACTCGAGGAGGTCGAAGCTGCGACGAAGCGGGAACTCGCTTCGGTGACGGACACGCTCGACAGTACAGCTGCGTACTTCGGCCCGCTCGTCGCCGGATCGACCGTCGGGCTGGCGGGGATGATGACCGGCGACCTACTCGCGATCACCGACACGACGGCGTTGCCACACGACGAACTCGGCATCGTCATCGGGATCTACATCGTGACGTTGTGTTTCATCTTGACGCCGCTGTCGATCGCGCTTCGACACGGACTCGATCGAGCGCTCTGTGGCTACCACGTCGGCCGAGCGCTCCTCTCGAGTATGACGCTCTACGTGCTCACGATCGCTCTCGTCGGAACGATTAGTTGA
- a CDS encoding ATPase, T2SS/T4P/T4SS family, producing MSTDHGVSLRSLVDALRLEDVFAVDRFRSASTDPCSCRATFEDDVLILEASDCDADGDLSVSEACRRTAIRRLATRDACGLRVRTNGLEYRYGDRAIGLLSAAGRFVELLDGRDDRLADTVERDPLAVAAELRNRVGPIADVGLESGLTDRGRQIDGYDTALRPTIGLEITDSHLEKSIPDGATLLDVTELETGSVARIYERPTSVPLYALDAVDLSLGPDERGLLLEGYEAIADGVVEGDRAASRAIEHVSDGAIDPRLTAILTKHTGGYGVLEDLFADPRITDVYATSPVSHNPIRVVVDGRSAATNVHLTPTGAEALASRVRRTSGRAFSRAAPTVDATAALEIGTGIRIAGVTDPVADGIAFAFRERADETFTLPALVANGTMSAAAAAFLSVAVERNAAGLIAGTRGSGKTTLLGTLLYELSPGTRTVVIEDTPELPVESLQSVDRDVQALRTGTGDGPEISPADSLKTALRLGDGALVVGEIRGEEARVLYEAMRVGANANAVLGTIHGDGADDVYERVVSDLAVEPSSFAATDFVATVQSYRTPTGRTRRLSRIEEVLSGDEIRFEPLFDLDGTRAESTGRIDRGESPLVDRLTEPTETYADVRRVLSGRTERLETLVEDGRTSPQEVAAAYALRP from the coding sequence ATGTCCACGGACCACGGCGTCTCGCTGCGCTCGCTCGTCGACGCGCTCCGTCTCGAGGACGTGTTCGCCGTCGATCGCTTCCGTTCGGCGTCGACGGATCCCTGTTCCTGTCGCGCCACGTTCGAGGACGACGTCCTGATTCTCGAGGCGAGCGACTGCGATGCCGACGGCGACCTTTCGGTGTCGGAGGCGTGTCGTCGGACGGCTATCCGTCGGCTGGCGACACGGGATGCCTGCGGTCTCCGCGTTCGAACGAACGGCCTCGAGTATCGGTATGGTGATCGAGCGATCGGGTTACTGTCGGCTGCCGGTCGGTTCGTCGAACTACTCGACGGTCGTGACGACCGACTCGCGGATACCGTCGAACGCGATCCGCTGGCGGTCGCCGCCGAACTTCGGAACCGCGTCGGACCGATCGCTGACGTGGGTCTGGAATCCGGACTTACCGACCGGGGCCGTCAGATCGACGGGTACGACACCGCTTTGCGACCCACCATCGGTCTCGAGATCACCGATTCCCATCTCGAGAAGTCGATCCCCGACGGAGCGACACTTCTCGACGTCACCGAACTCGAGACGGGAAGTGTGGCTCGCATCTACGAGCGTCCAACGAGCGTTCCGTTGTACGCACTCGATGCCGTCGACCTCTCGCTTGGACCGGACGAACGCGGCCTCCTTCTCGAGGGATACGAGGCGATCGCGGACGGCGTCGTCGAAGGAGATCGGGCCGCATCGAGGGCGATCGAACACGTCAGCGACGGCGCGATCGATCCGCGTCTGACAGCGATCCTCACGAAACATACCGGTGGATACGGCGTTCTCGAGGATCTGTTCGCGGATCCACGGATCACCGACGTCTACGCGACCTCGCCGGTTTCTCACAATCCGATCCGAGTCGTCGTCGACGGACGATCGGCTGCGACGAACGTCCACCTGACACCGACGGGTGCCGAAGCACTGGCCTCTCGCGTTCGGCGGACGAGCGGACGGGCCTTCTCTCGAGCCGCGCCGACGGTGGACGCGACCGCAGCCCTCGAGATCGGAACGGGGATCCGGATCGCGGGTGTGACCGACCCCGTTGCGGACGGGATCGCGTTCGCGTTTCGGGAGCGAGCCGACGAGACGTTTACGCTCCCCGCCCTCGTCGCGAACGGGACGATGTCCGCAGCGGCCGCTGCGTTCCTCTCGGTCGCCGTCGAGCGAAACGCGGCCGGTCTCATCGCCGGAACCCGGGGATCGGGGAAAACCACGTTACTTGGAACGTTGCTGTACGAACTGTCGCCGGGAACTCGAACGGTTGTCATCGAGGATACGCCGGAGTTACCGGTCGAGTCGCTCCAGTCGGTCGACCGAGACGTCCAGGCCCTTCGAACGGGAACCGGAGACGGACCGGAAATATCCCCGGCGGACTCGCTCAAGACGGCCCTTCGACTCGGGGACGGTGCACTCGTCGTCGGAGAGATTCGCGGCGAGGAAGCGCGCGTCCTCTACGAGGCGATGCGCGTCGGTGCGAACGCCAACGCCGTTCTTGGGACGATCCACGGCGACGGTGCGGACGACGTCTACGAACGCGTCGTCTCGGATCTCGCGGTCGAACCCTCCTCCTTTGCGGCGACCGACTTCGTCGCCACCGTTCAGTCGTATCGAACACCGACGGGACGGACCAGACGGCTCTCCCGGATCGAGGAGGTGCTTTCCGGTGACGAAATCCGGTTCGAACCTCTGTTCGACCTCGACGGAACGCGAGCCGAGTCGACCGGGCGAATCGATCGGGGTGAGAGCCCTCTCGTCGATCGACTGACCGAACCTACCGAGACGTACGCCGACGTTCGACGAGTTCTCTCCGGGCGGACGGAGCGACTCGAGACGCTGGTGGAGGACGGGCGGACGAGCCCACAGGAAGTCGCCGCGGCGTACGCTCTCCGACCGTGA
- a CDS encoding DUF7311 family protein yields the protein MIRYVLAVLLTVALVALSVPAIEHGATVQSDRQVDGDVGAIERAAVSLIEHEELPPDGQPPPQRFVTVSLPDDSMTTTPVARFEIERTSDHTSVVTVSLEDSSPRTIGIDAPIVYATAAENRSLELTGTGNEVSLLFYLDTDPAGERVVVATRS from the coding sequence ATGATACGCTACGTTCTCGCGGTCTTGCTTACGGTCGCACTGGTCGCGCTTTCGGTGCCCGCGATCGAACACGGTGCGACCGTCCAGAGCGACCGTCAGGTCGATGGCGACGTCGGTGCAATCGAACGAGCCGCCGTCTCGCTCATCGAGCACGAGGAGCTACCACCGGACGGACAGCCACCGCCGCAACGATTCGTCACCGTTTCCCTGCCCGACGATTCGATGACGACCACACCGGTGGCACGCTTCGAAATCGAACGGACGAGCGACCACACGAGTGTCGTCACGGTGTCGCTCGAGGACTCGAGTCCGCGGACGATCGGCATCGATGCACCGATCGTCTACGCGACGGCGGCGGAAAATCGCTCGCTCGAACTGACCGGAACCGGAAACGAGGTGTCGCTCCTGTTCTACCTCGACACCGATCCTGCGGGAGAGCGTGTCGTCGTCGCGACTCGCTCCTGA
- a CDS encoding DUF7310 family coiled-coil domain-containing protein: MTDTDRIEQRLSALERTVIDGDFEADELADRATIIDDLERLESRLDSHEGRLADVEGRMDAVAGFVGRIDAVNDDVEREATTALAVVDRLETRLDALENRLEDGTVARNPEASVGSEAEDGPDPKRSSALDEQSGKRRFRERGTKAPEDVIDELQAELDTRETGGCLTETDPDIRERTTDAADQHLVDRRFSSTENPTADDGSNTSAQSTATSGSGGLLGSLLAPFR, translated from the coding sequence GTGACCGATACCGACCGGATCGAACAGCGACTCTCTGCGCTCGAGCGGACGGTCATCGACGGCGACTTCGAGGCGGACGAACTGGCCGATCGTGCCACGATTATCGACGACCTCGAGCGTCTCGAGTCGCGACTCGATTCCCACGAAGGGCGTCTCGCGGACGTCGAAGGGCGGATGGACGCAGTTGCCGGATTCGTCGGCCGTATCGACGCCGTCAACGACGATGTCGAACGGGAGGCAACGACGGCGCTCGCGGTCGTCGATCGGCTCGAGACGCGACTCGACGCTCTCGAGAATCGACTCGAGGATGGTACCGTGGCTCGAAACCCGGAGGCTAGCGTCGGGTCAGAGGCCGAGGACGGTCCGGATCCCAAGCGATCGTCCGCTCTCGACGAACAGTCTGGGAAACGCAGGTTCCGGGAACGCGGTACGAAAGCACCCGAGGACGTCATCGACGAACTCCAGGCCGAACTCGATACTCGCGAAACTGGTGGCTGCCTCACGGAGACCGATCCCGACATCCGCGAGCGGACGACTGACGCTGCCGACCAGCACCTCGTCGATCGACGGTTTTCGTCGACCGAAAATCCGACCGCAGACGACGGGTCGAACACGTCCGCACAGTCGACTGCCACCTCCGGCTCGGGCGGGCTGCTCGGATCCCTACTCGCTCCGTTTCGATGA
- a CDS encoding ATP-binding protein: MTFVLGRDGDLEAGLSGHLGYYRALDGSRGAMLHVDLDGPHAVLIVGKRGYGKSFTLGVVAEELSRAPGVSPVVIDPMGVFATLAESAGETTVSASVLESPAVTPTSLDPRSWCELLGLSPESGAGGLVWRAAQEAATIEGMCTHVDASDAPGTDRRAAINHLELARSWGVFDDAGVSADDLAGGDVTIVDVSGLDSAPMNAVCRAIAEDLYRARVTGRVQRLPWLLLDEAHTFFTGVADPALRRILTRGRAPGVSLVLATQRPSAVPSVAISQTDLLLSHRLTSRADLEALERAQPTYLRSSLDERMPTAPGEVLVVDDATETVHAGRIRNRETPHGGDSPSASAVSITDERADRH; the protein is encoded by the coding sequence GTGACGTTCGTACTCGGACGCGACGGTGATCTCGAGGCAGGGTTGAGCGGGCACCTCGGCTACTACCGGGCACTCGATGGAAGCAGGGGCGCGATGCTTCACGTCGATCTCGATGGGCCTCACGCGGTGTTGATCGTCGGTAAGCGCGGCTACGGAAAGTCGTTCACGCTCGGCGTCGTCGCGGAGGAGCTGTCGCGTGCGCCCGGCGTTTCTCCGGTCGTTATCGATCCGATGGGCGTGTTCGCAACCCTTGCCGAGTCGGCCGGGGAGACGACCGTTTCGGCCTCCGTCCTCGAATCGCCCGCAGTCACGCCGACGTCTCTCGATCCACGGTCGTGGTGTGAGCTTCTCGGTCTTTCCCCGGAGAGTGGTGCTGGTGGACTGGTCTGGCGAGCCGCACAGGAGGCGGCGACGATCGAGGGAATGTGCACACACGTCGACGCGAGCGACGCGCCAGGAACCGATAGACGGGCGGCGATCAATCACCTCGAACTCGCTCGCTCGTGGGGGGTCTTCGACGACGCGGGTGTCTCGGCCGACGATCTCGCCGGCGGTGATGTCACGATCGTCGACGTTTCCGGTCTCGATTCGGCACCGATGAACGCCGTCTGTCGCGCTATCGCTGAGGATCTATACCGAGCACGCGTAACTGGTCGAGTTCAACGACTACCGTGGCTCTTGCTCGACGAGGCACACACGTTTTTTACCGGTGTCGCAGATCCCGCGCTCCGCCGGATCCTCACCCGCGGTCGAGCGCCGGGTGTCAGTCTCGTTCTGGCAACCCAGCGACCGAGTGCGGTTCCGTCCGTCGCGATCTCTCAGACGGATCTCTTGCTCTCACACCGGCTGACGTCTCGAGCGGACCTCGAGGCGCTCGAACGTGCTCAGCCGACGTATCTGAGATCTTCGCTGGACGAACGTATGCCGACCGCGCCAGGTGAGGTACTCGTCGTCGACGATGCCACCGAAACCGTCCACGCGGGGCGAATCCGAAACCGAGAGACACCACACGGCGGTGACAGTCCGTCCGCAAGCGCCGTCTCGATCACCGATGAGCGAGCCGATCGTCACTGA
- a CDS encoding DUF7382 domain-containing protein, with protein sequence MDSQDQRTERPSERTTYRHRSLESDDRAIEGLPIRLVIALVVGVAALSIMLNMLGGVGEFGETEVTIEWEDDHVLEESQLASTLSFSIVDDEGNDVDGSTVIVTAGSAQLDDPVYVDGGGEITIPDHAGLRQDQNTGTLEVEIVPPNDSNYVDEQSNPEIVLVNS encoded by the coding sequence ATGGATTCACAAGACCAACGGACCGAACGGCCGTCCGAACGAACGACGTATCGACACCGTTCGCTCGAGTCGGACGATCGGGCGATCGAAGGGCTACCGATCAGACTCGTAATCGCGCTGGTCGTCGGCGTCGCCGCGCTCTCGATCATGTTGAACATGCTCGGCGGCGTCGGTGAGTTCGGTGAGACCGAAGTCACCATCGAGTGGGAAGACGATCACGTCCTCGAGGAAAGTCAACTCGCGAGTACGCTCTCGTTTTCGATCGTCGACGACGAGGGGAACGACGTCGACGGTTCGACGGTGATCGTCACCGCCGGTTCGGCACAGCTCGACGATCCGGTCTACGTCGATGGAGGCGGCGAGATCACGATCCCGGACCATGCCGGTCTCAGACAGGATCAAAACACCGGAACGCTCGAGGTCGAAATCGTCCCGCCGAACGACAGCAACTACGTCGACGAGCAATCGAACCCCGAGATCGTACTCGTCAACAGCTGA
- a CDS encoding TrkA C-terminal domain-containing protein, translating to MIATATQVVVTEWTVTALLNVFGFGLLASVAGATIAFGYRRYSTRPAPLGVGILIGIGVVGVWLNGVGLQQTTVIDETPLFHHATATYFLGAFVVGAVGADGGRRIGDALARDVFEIRCVVGSNERLTFARSARLSIAVDLPGTVGDLAGYPPVDEAVKQSIAGETVLFPHDLSDTVLESRLERHIEREYDVDYARVTLETNGTVEHVLVGRRPAGIGSTVPPGSVAVCVRADPPGRASAGDPIELWSTEKGSTSLRGTGTLRATTDESVTVSLEEDVAGELDVETRYRLVIRPTASSQVYELASVLRATDETIVSVSVTVNGPLETEFVGWLPGTVLVLHRDGEVIPFPRDRVTLEASDELYVLGTPSELRLLEETEKSAS from the coding sequence GTGATCGCGACCGCGACTCAGGTGGTCGTTACCGAGTGGACCGTGACCGCCCTTCTCAACGTCTTCGGGTTCGGGTTGCTCGCGAGCGTCGCGGGCGCCACCATCGCGTTCGGCTATCGACGGTACAGCACTCGTCCGGCACCTCTCGGTGTCGGAATACTCATCGGGATCGGCGTCGTTGGCGTCTGGCTCAACGGCGTTGGCCTCCAGCAGACCACGGTTATCGACGAAACGCCGCTGTTTCACCACGCCACCGCGACGTACTTCCTCGGCGCGTTCGTCGTCGGCGCGGTCGGTGCCGACGGCGGACGGCGGATCGGAGACGCCCTGGCCCGTGACGTCTTCGAGATCCGGTGCGTGGTCGGTTCGAACGAACGCCTCACGTTCGCCCGGTCGGCCCGCCTTTCGATCGCCGTCGACCTCCCCGGAACAGTCGGGGATCTGGCAGGCTATCCGCCCGTCGACGAGGCAGTCAAACAGTCGATCGCCGGCGAAACCGTCCTGTTTCCTCACGACCTTTCGGACACGGTGCTGGAGTCGCGTCTCGAGCGCCATATCGAACGCGAGTACGACGTCGACTACGCCCGAGTGACACTCGAAACGAACGGGACGGTCGAACACGTTCTCGTCGGACGCCGGCCGGCGGGGATCGGATCGACCGTTCCGCCGGGATCAGTTGCAGTTTGTGTTCGGGCCGATCCGCCGGGACGTGCGAGCGCGGGCGATCCGATCGAGCTGTGGTCTACCGAGAAGGGATCGACCAGTCTCCGTGGGACCGGAACGCTCCGAGCGACGACGGACGAGAGTGTGACGGTTTCACTCGAGGAGGACGTGGCCGGCGAGCTCGATGTAGAGACTCGATACCGACTCGTAATCCGTCCGACAGCGTCGAGCCAGGTCTACGAACTCGCCTCGGTGCTTCGGGCGACAGACGAGACGATCGTCTCCGTCAGTGTGACGGTGAACGGACCGCTCGAGACAGAGTTCGTCGGCTGGCTTCCGGGAACCGTGCTTGTACTCCACAGAGACGGTGAGGTGATCCCGTTCCCCAGAGACAGAGTCACACTCGAGGCGAGTGACGAGCTGTACGTGCTCGGAACGCCGTCCGAACTGCGTCTTCTCGAGGAAACCGAAAAGAGCGCGTCGTAA
- a CDS encoding PadR family transcriptional regulator: MDDLTGFQRDLLYVIAGADQPSGQDVKGEIETYYSTDINHGRLYPNLDTLVNKAFVEKGELDRRTNYYAISERGRQAIEERREWEKQYVDT; encoded by the coding sequence ATGGACGATCTGACCGGATTCCAGCGTGATCTCCTGTACGTTATCGCAGGAGCCGATCAACCGTCGGGACAGGACGTAAAAGGGGAAATCGAGACGTACTACAGTACGGATATCAACCACGGACGGCTCTATCCGAACCTCGATACGCTCGTCAACAAAGCCTTCGTCGAGAAGGGTGAACTCGACCGACGAACGAACTACTATGCCATCAGCGAACGTGGCCGACAGGCGATCGAAGAACGGCGAGAGTGGGAAAAACAGTACGTCGATACCTGA
- a CDS encoding cold-shock protein: protein MAKGNVDFFNDTGGYGFISTDDADDDVFFHMEDVGGPDLEEGTDIEFDIEQAPKGPRATNVTRL, encoded by the coding sequence ATGGCGAAAGGAAACGTTGATTTCTTCAACGACACAGGCGGTTACGGTTTCATTTCGACGGACGACGCGGACGACGACGTATTCTTCCACATGGAAGACGTTGGCGGTCCGGACCTCGAAGAAGGCACAGACATCGAATTCGACATCGAACAGGCCCCCAAGGGCCCCCGCGCCACCAACGTCACCCGCCTGTAA